Proteins encoded in a region of the Thermocaproicibacter melissae genome:
- a CDS encoding fumarate hydratase, with amino-acid sequence MSLREIRAEQITEEVKRLCIEANKELPEDLEQVIRAAEKTETSKIGKSILADLGANMDAARELNLPVCQDTGMAVVFADIGQDVHITGGAFEDAVNKGVRRGYLDGLLRLSVVADPIRRGNTGDNTPAVIHTRIVPGDRIALTVAPKGFGSENMSRLKMFTPAASQDDLIEFVAETVKLAGGRPCPPVVIGVGIGGDFELCALLAKKALCRPVSQRNADPFYAELEERMLRRVNELNVGPQGFGGSTTALAVNIEQYATHIAGLPIAVNMGCHVTRHKSVLI; translated from the coding sequence ATGTCACTTAGAGAAATCCGTGCGGAGCAGATTACAGAAGAAGTGAAAAGACTCTGCATCGAAGCCAATAAAGAACTGCCGGAAGATTTGGAGCAGGTCATCCGTGCAGCGGAAAAGACGGAAACCTCAAAAATCGGCAAATCCATTCTCGCTGACCTCGGTGCGAATATGGATGCGGCACGGGAACTCAATCTGCCCGTCTGCCAAGATACGGGTATGGCGGTCGTGTTTGCCGACATCGGCCAAGATGTTCATATTACCGGAGGCGCGTTTGAAGACGCTGTCAACAAGGGCGTGCGGCGCGGATATCTGGATGGCCTCCTTCGTCTCTCGGTTGTAGCCGATCCCATCCGAAGGGGCAACACGGGCGACAACACCCCTGCGGTGATTCATACCCGCATTGTCCCCGGCGACAGAATTGCGCTCACCGTTGCGCCAAAGGGCTTTGGCAGCGAAAATATGAGCCGCCTGAAGATGTTTACCCCTGCCGCGTCGCAAGATGACTTGATTGAGTTTGTCGCAGAAACGGTGAAGCTCGCGGGCGGCCGTCCCTGCCCGCCTGTGGTGATTGGCGTAGGAATCGGCGGAGATTTTGAGCTGTGTGCGCTTCTCGCAAAGAAAGCACTCTGCCGGCCTGTCTCGCAGCGCAATGCAGACCCGTTTTATGCGGAACTGGAAGAACGCATGCTGCGCCGCGTAAATGAGCTCAATGTGGGACCGCAGGGCTTCGGCGGAAGCACTACGGCTCTTGCCGTGAATATCGAGCAGTATGCCACACACATTGCCGGGCTCCCGATTGCGGTCAATATGGGTTGCCATGTAACACGGCATAAATCTGTATTAATTTAA
- a CDS encoding S1 RNA-binding domain-containing protein, which produces MQLEVGAILEGKVTGITKFGAFVELPGGKTGMVHISEVASTFVKEIRDYVTENQVIKVKVLAINPDGKISLSMKRVNEAPQSGKVSAQHSSGRPGNFEWQAGRRNEPTSFEDMMAKFKQTSDEKMSDLKRCMEAKRGGFSRRGGSTR; this is translated from the coding sequence ATGCAGCTTGAGGTTGGAGCGATTCTTGAGGGGAAAGTAACAGGCATCACAAAGTTCGGGGCTTTTGTGGAACTTCCTGGCGGCAAAACGGGAATGGTGCACATCTCAGAGGTGGCATCCACTTTCGTGAAGGAAATCCGCGATTATGTGACAGAAAATCAGGTCATCAAGGTCAAAGTCCTTGCCATTAACCCGGACGGGAAGATCAGCCTTTCGATGAAAAGGGTGAATGAAGCTCCCCAAAGCGGCAAAGTGTCTGCTCAGCACAGCAGCGGCAGACCGGGCAATTTCGAGTGGCAGGCCGGTCGGCGCAACGAGCCTACAAGTTTTGAGGACATGATGGCAAAGTTTAAGCAGACAAGCGATGAGAAAATGTCTGACCTCAAGCGCTGTATGGAGGCAAAGAGGGGCGGCTTTTCAAGACGTGGGGGTTCTACACGGTAA
- a CDS encoding FtsB family cell division protein — MLLVQQQAEINAKKQELASVEQQIKIQEIKNDDLRNALGSGQSDYIEKAARESLGYSKPGERVFVNIAGK; from the coding sequence ATGCTCCTCGTGCAGCAGCAGGCGGAGATCAACGCGAAAAAGCAAGAGCTCGCTTCCGTGGAACAACAAATCAAAATTCAAGAAATCAAAAACGATGATCTCAGAAATGCATTGGGTTCAGGGCAGAGCGATTATATTGAAAAAGCTGCCCGCGAGTCGTTGGGCTACTCGAAACCCGGAGAGCGCGTTTTTGTTAATATAGCCGGAAAATAA
- the yabQ gene encoding spore cortex biosynthesis protein YabQ: MNLTLTSQLVGFLIFFATGAVAGAAYDILRIWRAMFRSERRTVFFQDFFYMVLLAYFTFLVNLAVNYGELRLYLFAGETLGWFVWHWTVGRVTVGLFRRLFDFLYRKFFDPASAWLRRTSGKLLRKAKKCAKSGQKRLQSWKNSLKHHCSVVYNQRKAKRKSKKRKARKRGVRHDEADQRSKTSEKHFAARRNRRLRNLRHHAPRAAAGGDQREKARARFRGTTNQNSRNQKR; this comes from the coding sequence TTGAATCTGACTCTCACATCTCAGCTTGTCGGTTTTCTCATCTTTTTTGCGACTGGTGCGGTGGCCGGTGCAGCCTATGACATTCTCCGCATTTGGCGGGCAATGTTCCGTTCAGAGCGCCGCACCGTTTTTTTTCAGGACTTTTTCTACATGGTCCTCCTCGCATATTTCACGTTCCTCGTGAATCTTGCGGTGAATTACGGTGAACTTCGGCTTTATCTCTTTGCGGGCGAGACGCTCGGATGGTTCGTTTGGCACTGGACGGTCGGCCGTGTGACGGTCGGCCTCTTCCGCAGGCTTTTTGACTTTCTCTACCGCAAGTTTTTTGACCCGGCATCGGCATGGCTTCGTCGCACTTCGGGAAAATTATTACGAAAAGCAAAGAAATGTGCGAAATCGGGGCAAAAGCGGCTTCAAAGTTGGAAAAATAGCTTGAAACATCACTGTTCGGTAGTGTATAATCAACGTAAAGCGAAACGGAAAAGTAAAAAACGCAAGGCAAGAAAAAGAGGCGTGCGCCATGATGAAGCTGATCAAAGGTCAAAAACCTCGGAAAAGCATTTTGCTGCGCGTCGCAATCGTCGCCTTCGCAATTTACGCCATCATGCTCCTCGTGCAGCAGCAGGCGGAGATCAACGCGAAAAAGCAAGAGCTCGCTTCCGTGGAACAACAAATCAAAATTCAAGAAATCAAAAACGATGA
- the yabP gene encoding sporulation protein YabP produces the protein MSEQKSAQTAGQQKNGKMPHSLILENRRTLTATGVSNVDSFNDETVVAITDLGDLTVHGSNLHIDKLNLETGELTLDGDITSMTYTENRSSGGGVFSRLFK, from the coding sequence ATGAGCGAACAGAAATCCGCGCAAACTGCTGGGCAGCAGAAAAACGGAAAGATGCCTCACAGCCTGATTCTGGAGAACCGCAGAACGCTGACAGCAACGGGAGTGTCCAATGTTGACAGCTTCAACGATGAGACGGTTGTTGCCATTACAGATCTTGGCGACCTTACCGTGCACGGAAGCAACCTACATATCGACAAGCTGAACCTGGAAACCGGAGAATTAACGCTTGACGGCGACATCACCTCTATGACATACACGGAAAACCGTTCCTCCGGGGGAGGCGTTTTTTCCAGGCTTTTCAAATAG
- a CDS encoding RNA-binding S4 domain-containing protein: MRLDKYLKVSRLIKRRTVANEACDAGRVSVNGKPARASYDVKPGDVIEIALGAKNIRAKVLSVDEYASKADASSLYEILSDE, translated from the coding sequence ATGAGACTGGATAAATACCTGAAAGTATCGCGCTTAATCAAACGCAGAACCGTTGCCAACGAAGCCTGCGACGCCGGGCGCGTTTCTGTCAACGGAAAGCCTGCACGCGCTTCTTACGATGTGAAGCCGGGCGACGTGATTGAAATCGCGCTGGGGGCAAAAAACATCCGCGCAAAAGTTTTGAGCGTGGATGAGTACGCTTCCAAAGCGGATGCATCTTCCCTCTACGAGATCCTTTCTGACGAATAA
- a CDS encoding HU family DNA-binding protein produces the protein MNKTELISIVADEAGISKKDADKAVNAFLNKVVETVAKNEKVQIVGFGTFELHNRSERQGRDPRTNKPITIPATRVPAFKAGKAFKTAVAK, from the coding sequence ATGAATAAAACCGAACTGATTTCTATTGTCGCTGACGAGGCCGGCATTTCCAAAAAGGATGCTGACAAAGCGGTTAACGCCTTCCTCAATAAGGTTGTTGAGACTGTTGCCAAGAACGAAAAAGTTCAAATTGTCGGTTTCGGCACATTTGAGCTTCATAACCGCAGCGAGCGTCAGGGCCGCGATCCGCGCACGAATAAGCCGATTACTATTCCTGCAACTCGTGTACCGGCGTTCAAAGCTGGCAAAGCGTTCAAGACCGCTGTTGCAAAATAA
- the mazG gene encoding nucleoside triphosphate pyrophosphohydrolase: MRFERKNKYTMDDLLQIMTILRSPEGCPWDREQTHKTIRNNLIEETYEAVEAIDKEDSELLEEELGDVLLQVVFHSQLEKENGNFDFSDVVDGVAKKMIERHPHVFGNVTVQNSSEVLKNWDAIKRRTKGRKTVSQVLEGVSPALPALMRSQKIGKKILQADGKTPDKAVSLSELEEAVQNVSQLPETAEESEKMQTIGKLLFSAVSLSEALGVEAEQTLAQYCDSIVASYQKADK; the protein is encoded by the coding sequence TTGCGGTTTGAACGGAAAAACAAATATACAATGGATGATTTGCTCCAAATCATGACGATTCTCCGTTCACCGGAAGGATGCCCTTGGGACCGCGAGCAAACCCACAAAACAATTCGGAATAATCTGATTGAAGAAACGTACGAAGCTGTAGAAGCAATTGATAAGGAAGATTCCGAATTGCTAGAGGAAGAGTTGGGTGACGTTTTACTTCAGGTTGTTTTTCATTCTCAACTGGAAAAGGAAAACGGCAACTTCGATTTTTCCGATGTGGTTGATGGCGTGGCCAAAAAGATGATTGAGCGACATCCCCACGTTTTTGGCAATGTTACTGTTCAAAACAGCAGCGAAGTCCTTAAAAATTGGGATGCCATTAAGAGACGCACCAAAGGTCGCAAAACCGTTTCTCAGGTTCTTGAAGGCGTTTCCCCCGCACTGCCCGCACTGATGCGTTCGCAGAAAATTGGAAAGAAAATTTTGCAAGCGGATGGGAAAACTCCTGATAAGGCGGTTAGTCTTTCTGAGTTGGAAGAAGCAGTGCAAAACGTCTCACAGCTTCCGGAAACGGCGGAGGAAAGCGAAAAAATGCAGACGATTGGAAAACTTCTCTTTTCTGCTGTGTCGCTTTCCGAGGCGCTTGGTGTTGAGGCCGAACAGACACTTGCACAGTATTGCGATTCTATTGTTGCAAGCTACCAGAAAGCAGATAAATGA
- a CDS encoding putative polysaccharide biosynthesis protein, producing MEQQKKQKVHRQSFLHGALILVVALVIVKIIGAIYKIPLSWVITSLGYGYYQNAYSVYSPMFSIATAGFPVAISRMVSENYYHGRYRDIRQIHRASVRIFLILGVLSLTLMLLLSEPYTRFVLRGNEQVALPAIYAVTPAVFFASMMSIYRGYYEGLRNMTPTAISEVIEAISRLVFGLSAAILIVNSGLKEYAQYGTVYGIKKANETYAKIATLPYAAAGAIFGVTLGGFFGFLYLFLYHKKNGDGITREMLLSSPRPIPMKITISRLVRTAIPVALGSLAINLSSFVDGMLLQSRIGDLLKTNADTLLNMYSSLIPQEYASTDKMASFLYGCFGNATNLFMLVPAITQAFGVSALPSVTEAWTEGNPKHIRRSMESVMRIVTLITIPSGIGLSVFSMPIAALIYPGRDQGTQIIGRILVILGLASTFAATSTPINSMLQAVGRVDIPVKLLGVGLVIKIITNYTLVGIPEVNILGAGTGSLLCYLIATVLELYFLFRVTKIRMNYFAIFFKPLLASLLSIGFSYLIFRAVSVFISEKIAVCFAMVLAVVLYAVCVLWFRILSKHDISMLPKGQKIVKILENHNWIR from the coding sequence ATGGAACAGCAAAAAAAACAAAAGGTGCATCGCCAGAGCTTCCTGCATGGTGCTCTGATACTCGTTGTTGCACTCGTCATAGTAAAAATTATCGGTGCGATTTATAAAATACCGCTTTCGTGGGTCATTACCTCCCTCGGATATGGTTACTATCAAAATGCCTATTCGGTATACAGCCCGATGTTCAGCATCGCAACGGCAGGTTTCCCAGTTGCGATTTCTCGCATGGTTTCTGAAAATTATTACCACGGTCGCTACCGCGACATTCGCCAGATTCACCGTGCATCGGTAAGAATATTTCTGATTCTGGGTGTTCTATCCCTGACCCTGATGCTTCTCCTTTCGGAACCGTACACGCGTTTCGTGCTGCGCGGCAATGAGCAGGTTGCCTTGCCGGCAATCTACGCGGTTACTCCTGCGGTGTTCTTCGCAAGCATGATGTCGATTTACCGCGGCTATTATGAAGGCCTCAGGAACATGACGCCCACAGCGATTTCGGAAGTCATCGAAGCCATCAGCAGGCTTGTGTTCGGCTTGTCCGCGGCAATTTTGATTGTCAACTCCGGCCTCAAGGAATATGCCCAATACGGAACCGTCTACGGCATCAAAAAAGCAAATGAAACATATGCCAAAATAGCCACACTCCCGTACGCGGCGGCCGGTGCAATTTTCGGTGTCACGCTCGGAGGCTTCTTCGGGTTCCTGTACCTGTTCCTTTACCATAAGAAAAACGGCGACGGCATTACGCGCGAGATGCTTCTGAGCTCGCCGCGCCCAATACCTATGAAGATCACCATTTCGCGCCTTGTACGCACCGCAATTCCGGTTGCGCTCGGTTCCCTTGCCATTAACCTTTCGTCTTTTGTTGACGGCATGCTGCTTCAGAGCCGTATCGGCGACTTATTAAAGACAAACGCGGATACCCTTTTGAATATGTATTCCTCTTTGATTCCGCAGGAGTATGCCTCCACGGACAAGATGGCGTCCTTTTTGTACGGATGCTTCGGCAACGCCACAAATCTTTTCATGCTCGTTCCGGCGATTACACAGGCATTTGGCGTTAGCGCGCTGCCGAGCGTTACGGAAGCGTGGACGGAAGGCAACCCGAAGCATATCCGCCGCAGCATGGAGTCCGTTATGAGAATCGTAACGCTGATTACGATTCCGAGCGGTATCGGCCTTTCTGTGTTTTCAATGCCGATTGCCGCACTCATTTACCCCGGCCGTGACCAGGGGACACAAATCATCGGGCGGATTCTTGTAATTCTCGGCCTTGCGTCGACTTTCGCGGCTACGAGCACCCCAATCAACAGTATGCTTCAGGCGGTCGGCAGAGTCGATATTCCGGTGAAGCTGCTCGGAGTCGGCCTTGTTATCAAAATCATTACGAACTATACCCTCGTGGGAATCCCCGAAGTCAATATTCTCGGAGCCGGAACCGGATCGCTTCTGTGCTACCTCATTGCAACGGTTTTGGAGCTCTATTTCCTGTTCCGCGTGACGAAGATCCGCATGAATTATTTTGCGATTTTCTTTAAGCCTCTGCTCGCGTCTTTGCTGAGCATCGGATTTTCCTATTTGATCTTCCGCGCTGTGTCTGTGTTTATCTCGGAGAAGATTGCAGTCTGCTTTGCGATGGTTCTCGCGGTGGTTTTATACGCCGTTTGTGTGCTGTGGTTCCGAATTTTAAGTAAACACGACATTTCTATGCTTCCAAAAGGACAAAAAATCGTGAAAATACTTGAAAATCATAATTGGATAAGGTAA
- a CDS encoding zinc ribbon domain-containing protein → MLDDIIINAKSAADAVSKTATKLVDISKLRISAADLNAEINRRYESLGRTVYTGRKAGSVSEQEVSEAIAAIDDLKEQLAAVNAQLSSARKKTVCSVCGHENDADDIFCGKCGHRLSGEEPKDESGE, encoded by the coding sequence ATGCTGGATGATATAATTATCAACGCCAAGTCTGCAGCCGATGCTGTGAGTAAGACAGCTACGAAGTTGGTCGATATTTCCAAGCTCAGAATCAGTGCTGCCGATCTGAATGCGGAAATTAACCGCAGGTACGAATCGCTTGGGCGCACGGTGTATACAGGGCGCAAAGCTGGCAGCGTCTCGGAACAAGAAGTCTCCGAAGCGATTGCAGCAATTGACGACCTGAAAGAGCAGCTGGCAGCAGTGAATGCACAGCTTTCGTCAGCTCGTAAGAAGACAGTTTGCAGTGTTTGCGGCCATGAAAACGATGCGGATGATATCTTCTGCGGAAAATGCGGCCACCGGCTTTCCGGGGAAGAACCGAAAGATGAGTCCGGGGAATAA
- a CDS encoding uridine kinase family protein produces the protein MKEPTPKKTAEYVAYRNQVEEINRLIKEDPASFVDAAEADYQTNIESIAAEIAAENPACRLVMIAGPSSSGKTTTAHMLKKALEKAGVGCESVSLDDFYLGADIAPLLPNGERDYEALEALDVPEIQKCLYELVKNNRCDMPVFDFEHHVPFPYRRHVELKDREVAVVEGIHALNPKLISLLPEYRVHRIYISVKQGVYSNEGNILGPNDVRLVRRLVRDYHFRGTEPQTTLSMWPNVMRGEYQYIKPFRKDANTTINSFHDYELNVLVKPALQLLSTVPPESPEYPTAVRLKKALSYFEPLSPEFVPESSMIREFIGGGNME, from the coding sequence ATGAAAGAACCGACCCCAAAAAAGACCGCTGAATATGTTGCATACCGTAACCAAGTAGAAGAAATCAACCGTTTGATAAAAGAGGACCCAGCCTCTTTTGTGGATGCTGCCGAGGCCGACTATCAGACGAACATCGAAAGCATCGCCGCAGAAATCGCAGCGGAAAATCCCGCTTGCCGCCTCGTTATGATTGCCGGGCCCTCCAGCAGCGGCAAAACGACGACGGCGCATATGCTGAAAAAAGCGCTTGAGAAGGCCGGCGTCGGCTGTGAAAGTGTTTCCTTGGATGATTTTTACCTCGGCGCGGACATTGCCCCGCTTCTTCCGAACGGAGAGCGCGATTATGAAGCTTTGGAAGCTCTTGATGTGCCGGAGATTCAAAAATGTCTCTATGAGCTGGTGAAGAACAATCGCTGCGACATGCCCGTGTTCGACTTTGAACACCACGTTCCCTTCCCGTACCGCAGGCATGTCGAGCTGAAGGACAGAGAGGTTGCCGTTGTGGAGGGAATCCACGCGCTGAACCCGAAACTCATCAGCCTCTTGCCGGAGTATCGCGTTCATCGAATCTATATCAGCGTCAAGCAGGGCGTTTACAGCAATGAGGGCAATATTCTAGGGCCGAACGATGTCCGACTTGTGCGCCGCCTTGTGCGCGATTATCACTTCCGCGGCACCGAGCCGCAGACGACGCTTTCCATGTGGCCCAATGTCATGCGCGGCGAGTATCAATATATCAAACCGTTCCGCAAGGATGCGAATACCACCATCAATTCGTTTCATGACTACGAGCTGAATGTTCTGGTAAAACCGGCGCTCCAATTGCTTTCCACAGTACCGCCGGAATCCCCTGAATATCCGACGGCGGTGCGTTTGAAAAAGGCCCTCTCCTACTTTGAACCGCTTTCGCCGGAGTTTGTCCCAGAGTCCTCCATGATCCGAGAATTTATCGGCGGGGGAAATATGGAATAG
- the hemZ gene encoding coproporphyrinogen dehydrogenase HemZ: MTLIIDGHPFHYEMENLCRLFCPQEKIVVLENAEEPKEDGLCVYTGLKKCDDGSFLLTVRLVIGDSSKGKAALLPAGAQEEEQKLRMSVTLWKLFSEQFGFRPSWGILTGIRPVKLFGKFAAERGTEEAVKYFQEEFLVSKEKTELARTTWKNEEKILSLARPDGFSLYISIPFCPTRCAYCSFVSSSVEKTFHLIPKYVELLCEEIRRTAQVANRLRLRLQTVYFGGGTPTALSADQLAALISAVRESFDLSDCREFTVEAGRPDTITPDKLDAMKRGGVSRISINPQTLNDEVLQAIGRKHTAAQTLSAFALAREHGFNNINMDLIAGLPKDTPESFRSTMERVLELSPESITVHTLALKRAARLNQEGKSGNADAAEQMLTFAYDALMQTGYRPYYLYRQSRMVGNLENTGWAKPGFENLYNVFIMEECQSILACGAGAVTKLRDPDTDRIERVFNFKYPYEYIDRYEEILGRKERVIEFYERTDPKKDR, from the coding sequence ATGACACTAATTATTGACGGGCATCCATTTCATTATGAAATGGAAAACCTCTGCCGCCTGTTTTGCCCGCAGGAAAAGATTGTTGTATTGGAGAATGCAGAGGAACCGAAAGAAGACGGCTTGTGTGTTTACACCGGTCTGAAAAAGTGCGACGACGGAAGTTTTTTGCTCACGGTGCGTCTGGTTATCGGTGATTCCTCGAAAGGCAAAGCAGCGCTGCTGCCTGCCGGGGCGCAGGAAGAGGAGCAGAAGCTCCGTATGTCCGTGACGCTTTGGAAGCTGTTCTCGGAGCAGTTCGGCTTCCGCCCGAGCTGGGGAATCCTTACCGGAATTCGCCCGGTGAAATTATTCGGCAAATTTGCGGCGGAGCGCGGAACCGAAGAAGCTGTAAAGTATTTCCAAGAGGAATTCCTTGTTTCCAAGGAAAAAACGGAGCTGGCGCGTACAACTTGGAAGAATGAAGAAAAGATTCTCTCCCTTGCGCGCCCAGACGGCTTCAGCCTTTACATTTCGATTCCGTTTTGTCCCACGCGCTGTGCCTACTGTTCGTTTGTTTCTTCTTCGGTGGAAAAAACATTTCACTTGATTCCGAAATATGTAGAGCTCCTGTGCGAAGAGATCCGCCGTACCGCGCAGGTTGCGAACCGGCTTCGCCTGCGTCTGCAGACGGTCTACTTCGGCGGCGGCACGCCCACGGCGCTTTCTGCCGACCAGCTTGCAGCGCTGATTTCCGCCGTTCGGGAGAGCTTCGACCTTTCGGATTGCCGGGAGTTCACGGTGGAAGCGGGCCGGCCGGACACGATAACTCCCGATAAGCTCGATGCCATGAAACGCGGCGGCGTTTCACGCATCAGCATCAATCCTCAGACGCTCAATGACGAAGTCCTTCAGGCCATCGGAAGAAAGCACACGGCGGCACAAACACTCTCAGCTTTTGCCTTGGCAAGGGAGCACGGGTTCAATAACATCAATATGGACTTGATTGCCGGCCTGCCAAAGGACACGCCCGAGAGTTTCCGCAGCACGATGGAACGCGTGCTGGAGCTTTCTCCCGAAAGCATTACGGTGCACACCCTTGCTTTGAAGCGGGCTGCGCGCCTGAACCAAGAAGGAAAATCGGGAAATGCAGATGCAGCGGAGCAAATGCTCACCTTTGCGTACGATGCGCTGATGCAAACCGGTTACCGGCCATATTATCTCTACCGTCAAAGCCGCATGGTCGGCAACCTCGAAAACACGGGGTGGGCGAAACCCGGCTTTGAGAATCTGTACAATGTTTTCATCATGGAAGAGTGCCAGTCCATTTTAGCCTGCGGGGCCGGCGCCGTCACGAAGCTCAGAGACCCCGACACCGACAGAATCGAGCGGGTTTTCAACTTCAAGTATCCTTATGAATATATTGACCGATATGAGGAAATTTTAGGCCGGAAAGAGCGGGTGATTGAATTCTATGAAAGAACCGACCCCAAAAAAGACCGCTGA
- a CDS encoding MBL fold metallo-hydrolase yields the protein MQITKISGGPLPTNCYLLKDDETGKSAVIDPGFESEELSELVRKDGNVEAILLTHGHFDHISGVRKIWEETNAKIYLPTDEQLFVTDGSLNLAGMFFGESVPPFHVDVPLSDGQTVNVGKLEVKVLMTPGHTAGSCCFLVEDAIFSGDTLMKLSCGRTDFPTGNYSQLLNSLHRLGELPGDYRVFPGHGSATTLDYERRNNSYMGIR from the coding sequence ATGCAGATTACGAAAATTTCCGGCGGTCCGCTGCCGACAAACTGTTATTTGCTCAAGGATGACGAAACTGGGAAATCCGCCGTCATTGACCCCGGCTTCGAGAGTGAGGAGCTTTCCGAGCTTGTGCGGAAGGATGGAAATGTGGAGGCCATTCTCCTGACGCACGGGCACTTTGACCATATTTCCGGTGTCCGCAAGATTTGGGAGGAGACGAATGCAAAAATCTACCTTCCCACGGACGAACAGCTTTTTGTAACCGATGGTTCCTTGAACCTTGCCGGTATGTTCTTCGGTGAGTCGGTACCTCCATTCCATGTGGATGTTCCGCTCAGCGACGGCCAAACGGTAAACGTCGGAAAACTTGAAGTCAAGGTATTGATGACGCCGGGCCATACGGCGGGAAGCTGCTGCTTTCTTGTAGAAGACGCAATCTTTTCCGGAGACACGTTAATGAAGCTGAGCTGCGGCCGCACGGATTTTCCGACGGGAAACTATTCTCAGCTTCTGAATTCTCTGCACCGCCTAGGGGAACTGCCCGGCGATTACCGCGTTTTCCCGGGACACGGCTCTGCGACGACGCTTGACTACGAGCGCCGCAATAATTCCTACATGGGGATTCGATGA